A segment of the Phycisphaerae bacterium genome:
ATGCGCCTGAAAAAGCGAGAAAAGTGCTGTCAAAGCTGAATATGCCCTATAACGAGACGGAGGTTTTGTGCGTGGAGCTGGACAATAGGCCCGGTGCGCTGGCGTCGGTGGCGGAGAAACTGGCCAGGGACCACATAAATATCGCGTATGCCTATTGCACTGCTGGCGCAAAAGGCGGCAGAACGACAGGCGTCTTAAAAGTCGCCGACGTGAAAAAGGCAATGAGACTTTTGGAGCAAGGTCATCAGAAGAACAGCAAATCACAGCCGGTGGTCAGACGCTCACAGATGTCGAGAAGGTAATTGCATATATCCGCGGCACGCCGGGCTGGTGTAATGTGTTTCGGCGCAGCCGGAAAGCAATTGACATAATAGTTGATGTGCAGGTATATTATAGTTGGAAATCACGGGGCCGTAGCTCAACTGGTTAGAGCGTCGGACTGTCGATCCGAAGGTTGAGGGTTCGAGCCCCTTCGGCCTCGTTTGAAACAGAAAAGGTCACCTTTTAGGTGGCCTTTTTTGTTTAATGTACAAAAGGGCTCGAACCCAAAAGGGTGCGGGAAAAGGATTTATTCGGGCCCCTTCGGCCTCGTTTGAAACAAAAAGGCTTACCTCCAAGGTGGCCTTTTTTATTAATTTTAACTTTTTAGTTGCCGCTGGTTTTTGATAGAATCTCTCACGCAAGTTAGAATATTTCTGAGCAGAAAGGAAAAAATGAAAGACCATAAATCAAACTGCCCAAACAAAGCAAAATATCTGGCAGGAAAAAGAATCCTCCCCGAGCCCATTGACAAAGATACGGATGTGATAAAACTCATAGATAATCTCGATGCCTACAATGGCGGCAGATTACGGGCCGCCTGCCACCTGTTGCGGGATAAATACTCTAAAGATGATGTTACCATCGGCTTAAGCATCGCCGGCGCCCTGACCCCCGCAGGCCTGGGGCCTTCTACGATAATTCCACTTATGAACCACGGCTTCGTCGATTGGTTCGTCGCGACAGGCGCTAATATGTATCACGATATCCATTACGCCTTCAACCTGCCGATGTTCCGCGGCAGCCATAATGTCAACGATGCAGACTTGAAAGCAAAAGGCGTAACAAGAATATACGACATTCTCTTCGACTATGAGGACGTCTTAATGGAAACCGACAGGAGATTAAGAGAAATACTCATCAGGCCGGAATTTCAAAAGGAAATGGGAACGCGGGAATTCTATCATCACCTTGGCAAAATACTCAGCGAACTTGAGCAGAAAAATAACCTCGGCCAGGTAAGTATCCTCGCCGCTGCCTATCGCAACGGCATTCCGGTTTTTACGTCCTCCCCCGGCGATTCCACTATCGGTATGAACGTCGCCGGCATCGAGCTTCTCGCCGAAGCCTCCGGCTTGCTGGATAAATTCAAATTGAAAATCAATCCCAGTATCGACGTTAACGATTCGACAGCGATTATCTTAAACGCCAAGAGATACGAAAAAGGTAAAACTGGCGTGATTTTAATCGGCGGCGGCAGTCCCAAAAACTTTATGCTCCAGACCGAGCCCCAAATCCAGGAAGTCCTTATGATTCCTGAAGTCGGGCAGGACTACGATATTAATATAACCGACGCCCGCCCCGACACCGGCGGCCTCTCCGGAGCGCCGCCCTCCGAAGCGGCCAGTTGGGGCAAAATCGACCCCACTAAACTCGAAGAAACCGTCACCGCCTACCTCGATGTCACCTTGGCGTTCCCGATAATGGTCGCATATACAATCCAGTCCGCTAAACCAAAGAAACTAAAAAGACTATACGACCGTGGCGACGAGCTGCGCAGGAAACTAATCGAGTCCTACCTCGAAAACAACAAAGAAGTCGAAAAACTTAAAGGCCTTATCAAAAAACTGTGAACGTGGAAGGTCGCTAAGGCAAAAGTGGTGTAGATGATTAATTTATGCCGTGGAGAGGTGCCAATTGCAATTTCAAGGATTTCAGTACTTTAAGGAAATTCGAAGCAAAATAAAAGACACTCCCTTTCCCAAAGCGTATTTGGGTTTGGCTTCGCCTTTAGGATTTTCCTCAAACAGAAAACGGCTTCTTTATGACCAGCTTTTCTTCAATGACCAAGTAATTATTCCCAATAATATGGCTCGATATTACAAAATGGACTTGCAAGATGTTCAGGATATTCTGGTGCCAGTCGAAACCCATCACATTTTTGGAGAATTAAAATCGGTCAGACTTGTGAATCGATACCTTTGGGAGTCTGATTCAGAGTTACTAAGCCAATTACTCATTTTTTGGTTCGGAGGTCGTGTTGGGAATCTAATGTCAAAGACTTTGTTCGGACCAAGATATTCTCCTTTTGTATTTTATTTGAAGCCTGCTAATAGTAAGGACCTTTTTGATGAGTATATCAAGACGCACCTCTCTTGGGCAAGTTGGATTTCAGAAGACTACCTAATTGCGGCACTTTTAGGTATCAACCCTTGCCTTTTGGGTACTCTTCATGAACAGTTGCAATGCAATTTTTCAGTAGTTTGGTCTTCAGGCAAGACTACGAGCCACAATATTGTTAGCCTAACAAACGTGGCTGAATTTGAGAAAATCAAAAGTATAAGTAGACTTCACAAAGAAAAAGATTATGAAAAATTACCCCTCGATGTTTTGTTATGCGAGAGTAAAGAAAAATCAGTAAACTACGAAGATATACCCCTCGCGGAATATATCAAATTAATCGAAACCAAGGCTGTAAGAAAACTTAGGGAGGAGATGTGGACTCTTTCTAAAAATAAAACGAGAAAGAATTTTAGTGCAGACCTTGAGGGAATAAAGGAGGCCAAAATTGGTTATTTCCGCAATTTTATGAAGACCTATCCGATCTCACTCAATGACCTCGCTGTGCCTGCGGCTATTGATATTCTCGTTTGGTACTTTAAAATATTCGAAATACCAGTAGCTAGCATAGGTACCGCAACGCTCACGATGAGGGACTATCTTACTGAGACTATCAAAAACGGAAAGAAGGTTAGATTGAAAAGTTCCATAGCGAAACTCAAGACAGAATTAGAACGCAGCCTGAATATTTCGAAGGGCTCATAAGCTGGCCGAATATTAGCATAATGGCAGGATAAAATCGACGTATCCAAACTATCTGTCGCCAGTATTCGCAGGTTAAGAGCAATATAAAATTGTCATTGCGAACCCCATGTCTTGCTGTCCCATCAGGGTCAAATTTTAAATCTTAAATTCTCTCCTGCTCCACAATTTTTATTCGCCTACGGCGGGTAAATTTGCCCTGCTTGCCCGCCCCGGCAAGTCGTAGGCAGGGGTCGTTACCGGGGGAGCGTTAAGGCCTTAATGGG
Coding sequences within it:
- a CDS encoding ACT domain-containing protein, whose product is MNVVVQFSIFMVNKPGVLAQVLGEFAQAKINIVAMTMMDSVEHGVMRVIFDAPEKARKVLSKLNMPYNETEVLCVELDNRPGALASVAEKLARDHINIAYAYCTAGAKGGRTTGVLKVADVKKAMRLLEQGHQKNSKSQPVVRRSQMSRR
- the speY gene encoding deoxyhypusine synthase, encoding MKDHKSNCPNKAKYLAGKRILPEPIDKDTDVIKLIDNLDAYNGGRLRAACHLLRDKYSKDDVTIGLSIAGALTPAGLGPSTIIPLMNHGFVDWFVATGANMYHDIHYAFNLPMFRGSHNVNDADLKAKGVTRIYDILFDYEDVLMETDRRLREILIRPEFQKEMGTREFYHHLGKILSELEQKNNLGQVSILAAAYRNGIPVFTSSPGDSTIGMNVAGIELLAEASGLLDKFKLKINPSIDVNDSTAIILNAKRYEKGKTGVILIGGGSPKNFMLQTEPQIQEVLMIPEVGQDYDINITDARPDTGGLSGAPPSEAASWGKIDPTKLEETVTAYLDVTLAFPIMVAYTIQSAKPKKLKRLYDRGDELRRKLIESYLENNKEVEKLKGLIKKL